The window TTGAGTGGCAGAGTGGTCAACCGACGTTGCCTCCTCATACCCGCTTTATCATGGTATTTCCCCGGGGCAGACTTCTTTGTATCGATCCGCGGAGATTTGCCACACTAACCCTCCAGAACGGTATGAGGTGTAAAGCTTTAATCAACGATCCATTGCAGGAGTGTCCTGACTTTCAGCTCTGGGAGATCGCCCGGACGAAAAAACTTCCCGTGAAATCATTCCTGATGGATCAACGAATAATTGCCGGCATAGGAAACATTTATGCCTGCGAGATACTCCATGAAGCATCAATAAATCCCTGGCGGCGCGTATGTGATGTGTCGCAACAGGAATTGGCGAGGATTACAGCGGCAGCGAAAGACATCCTGAGTAGAGCCATAGCCTGCCGAGGTACGACGGTATCCGACTGGCGTGACCTGTTTGGCAAAAAAGGTGAGTATCAGCATGAATTGAAAGTTTATGACCGTGAAGGACTTCTCTGCCTTCGCTGTCATGGCATTATAGAGCGGTCGCGCCTGAGCGGCAGAGGGACTTATTTTTGTCCCTCCTGTCAGAAGTAAATGCCGGAGGGAAAGGATTCATGGTGAGCACGGTAAAGGGTGAATAACCGTCTTCACTTTATCGCTTGGCTGTCCCGAGGGTTGCACGCAACATCGCCAGACCGTTTTGAATTTCAAATATACCGGTGTATTTGCGGATATCAGCATTCGAGTATTTGATGATACAGGTCGGTGTTGATTTTGCCTTGTGTGTTTCGATGATCTTATTGAGTTCCGGATACACTGGCTTGAGATTATACGGCGTGAAGGGAACACCCTGTGCCTTGAGCGCTTTTTTGAGTTCATCTTCACTCGAAGCGGCACGATTTTTCGCAAGGGAAAACAGGACTCTCCTTGCGTTGAGGACGTTCTTATAACCCCGTCCCGCCTTGGCTGCATACAGGAAATATTTTGCGTACAGATGCGTTTCTTTATGGACAGGGAGATCGACGAAGGTTACTCTCACACCTCCCCTGGATAGGAATTCATTGAGTGCGGGATCAATCTCAGCCTCCAGGGTCTGGCACGGCGGGCAGAAGTAATCCGTAAAGATAATCATCTCGTATTTTCCGGAACCATAAGAAGGAACTATTGATTTTTCGGCGCCGTACGCAGGCGTAGCCGAACCGGAAAATGTCAGGACGATAAAAATATAACCCAAGAGAACGAAAACAAGAAGCGGTACCCTCACTTTGGCAGCGGGGGAAAGTTCTGCTTCTCCAAGTCCGTAGATGATCCGTTTCAACATGCTGAACTCCTGTACAAGTGGTCTTTCATGGTTGAGAATGAATGCCATAATGATTATGGATGCAAACGCCAGGCAATAGGGGCAAAAAACATCTTCTTTGAACTGAAAGAAGACGAGATACGCCTCAACACCGATCCCTGACGCTAACAGAACACGGACATACGCCATTTGCCTGCATGCGGCAAGCGATATGATAATGAGCATGTAGCCGATACCCATATATGTCAGGTCAATTCCCAGGAGATCTCCCTGCAGATAAGTGCAGGACGTATCGCACACCTTGTAGAATGCGATAATTCCGATACCTGTTACCGCTAAGAATATCGTCAGGGCATTTCGGTATTCTTTTATTTTTTCAGTTATATTCAATGTGAGGACTTTAAGATTCAGCAATATATTTTGGCAATGCAGAGTAACTCTAGCAATTCTCCCCAGTACAATCAAGGGTGTAATTTGTAATTCTCTTTGCTTAGGAGCTGTCACGTAATAACTATTACATTCATGCATCTCATCTTTAGGTCATCTTTGCCCGATCCTCAATCGCAAAATCCTCGAAATAGCGCTGCTATTCCTACGGTTTTGCTCAATCAGATCAGTCAAATCTGACCCAAATCTGAGCGCCTTAACGCAACAGTTATTACGTGACAGCTCCTTAGTCTTTTTCGATTCCGGCCTTCCGGATCCACGCGGAAACCTCCCTATCTTCCGGATGTGATTTATCCAAAGGTACCAATGTCCAGAGAAATCGGTTACCACCGGACAGCGATGCCCTGGAGCGTTTCAGCTCGTCCCGGAGGGATTCCCTCTGCTTATTGATATTCTGAATGGCGTTATCCAGAGACTGTTTTTGGTGGTTATTCCGGGATTCTTTGAGGTTTTTGAGACGAAACTCCAGGTTTTGAATCTGCTGTTTTATCTGGTCTTCCCGTCCTTCATCATGGAAAGGTGAGGCGAGATTAACGAAACTAAGTTGCAGTTTGCCTGCATACATTCCATTTTTGTAAGATTCAAGAACGGGCGTCTGCCCTTCCCATGCAGATGAATGGATATACCGGCCTTCGTGTCCTCCCAAGACAAAATGAATCCCGGAGGCTGCCTTGACAACCTCCCGTTCCCTGTCTGCGCCAAGGTCGGAGAGCAGTATGATGACATCCGCTCTATTGTGAAGTTTCTTAAGCATTTCCCGCGCCGTTTCGACCGGGTCTTTCACCAGGATTTCTCCCCCTGCCGCCTTCCGGATTGTCGGATTGATATCCGGCGAAAGCAGACCGAAGAATGCGATTCTGGTTTTATTGATTTTTTTGATG is drawn from Deltaproteobacteria bacterium and contains these coding sequences:
- the mutM gene encoding bifunctional DNA-formamidopyrimidine glycosylase/DNA-(apurinic or apyrimidinic site) lyase yields the protein MPELPEVETLCRQLKPVILNKQILGIDILDSRLGTVGGLAGKKITSVIRQGKAVEIKLDDNTRLLLHLRMTGRLEWQSGQPTLPPHTRFIMVFPRGRLLCIDPRRFATLTLQNGMRCKALINDPLQECPDFQLWEIARTKKLPVKSFLMDQRIIAGIGNIYACEILHEASINPWRRVCDVSQQELARITAAAKDILSRAIACRGTTVSDWRDLFGKKGEYQHELKVYDREGLLCLRCHGIIERSRLSGRGTYFCPSCQK
- a CDS encoding thioredoxin domain-containing protein, giving the protein MNITEKIKEYRNALTIFLAVTGIGIIAFYKVCDTSCTYLQGDLLGIDLTYMGIGYMLIIISLAACRQMAYVRVLLASGIGVEAYLVFFQFKEDVFCPYCLAFASIIIMAFILNHERPLVQEFSMLKRIIYGLGEAELSPAAKVRVPLLVFVLLGYIFIVLTFSGSATPAYGAEKSIVPSYGSGKYEMIIFTDYFCPPCQTLEAEIDPALNEFLSRGGVRVTFVDLPVHKETHLYAKYFLYAAKAGRGYKNVLNARRVLFSLAKNRAASSEDELKKALKAQGVPFTPYNLKPVYPELNKIIETHKAKSTPTCIIKYSNADIRKYTGIFEIQNGLAMLRATLGTAKR